One segment of Streptomyces sp. NBC_01463 DNA contains the following:
- a CDS encoding acetyl-CoA C-acetyltransferase, with protein MSGTTGTTSVIVAGARTPMGRLLGSLKSFSGADLGGFAIKAALDRAGIGGDQVEYVIMGQVLQAGAGQIPARQAAVKAGIPLSVPALTVNKVCLSGLDAIALADQLIRAGEFDIVVAGGQESMTNAPHLLPKSREGHKYGAIEMLDSMAYDGLTDAYENIPMGESTEKHNTRLGLARADQDEIGALSHQRAAAAQKNGIFEAEITPVEIPQRKGDPVLFSKDEGIRADTTAESLGKLRPAFAKDGTITAGTASQISDGAAAVVVMSKAKAEALGLDWIAEIGAHGNVAGPDNSLQSQPSNAIRHALKKEGIGVEDLDLIEINEAFAAVALQSMKDLGVTSEKVNVNGGAIALGHPIGMSGARVVLHLALELKRRGGGTGAAALCGGGGQGDALIIRVPGK; from the coding sequence ATGTCAGGAACGACCGGTACCACTTCGGTGATCGTCGCGGGCGCCCGTACGCCCATGGGCCGCCTCCTCGGCTCCCTGAAGAGCTTCTCCGGAGCCGACCTCGGAGGCTTCGCCATCAAGGCGGCGCTGGACCGGGCCGGCATCGGCGGCGACCAGGTCGAGTACGTGATCATGGGCCAGGTGCTCCAGGCCGGGGCAGGGCAGATCCCGGCACGGCAGGCCGCGGTCAAGGCCGGCATCCCGCTGAGCGTCCCGGCACTCACCGTCAACAAGGTGTGTCTCTCCGGGCTCGACGCCATCGCCCTGGCCGACCAGTTGATCCGCGCGGGTGAGTTCGACATCGTCGTGGCCGGCGGCCAGGAGTCCATGACGAACGCCCCGCACCTGCTCCCGAAGTCCCGCGAGGGCCACAAGTACGGCGCCATCGAGATGCTCGACTCGATGGCGTACGACGGTCTGACCGATGCCTACGAGAACATCCCGATGGGCGAGTCCACCGAGAAGCACAACACCCGCCTCGGCCTGGCACGTGCGGACCAGGACGAGATCGGCGCCCTGTCCCACCAGCGCGCCGCGGCCGCCCAGAAGAACGGCATCTTCGAGGCCGAGATCACCCCGGTCGAGATCCCGCAGCGCAAGGGCGACCCGGTCCTCTTCTCCAAGGACGAGGGCATCCGCGCCGACACGACCGCGGAGTCGCTCGGCAAGCTGCGCCCGGCCTTCGCCAAGGACGGCACGATCACCGCCGGCACCGCCTCGCAGATCTCCGACGGCGCCGCCGCGGTCGTCGTCATGAGCAAGGCCAAGGCCGAGGCGCTGGGCCTGGACTGGATCGCCGAGATCGGCGCGCACGGCAATGTGGCGGGCCCGGACAACTCCCTCCAGTCGCAGCCGTCCAACGCCATCCGCCACGCCCTCAAGAAGGAGGGCATCGGGGTCGAGGACCTCGACCTCATCGAGATCAACGAGGCGTTCGCGGCCGTCGCCCTGCAGTCCATGAAGGACCTCGGCGTCACCTCGGAGAAGGTCAACGTCAACGGCGGCGCCATCGCGCTGGGCCACCCGATCGGGATGTCCGGCGCCCGTGTGGTGCTGCACCTGGCGCTGGAGCTCAAGCGGCGCGGCGGCGGCACCGGGGCGGCGGCGCTGTGCGGCGGCGGCGGTCAGGGCGATGCGCTGATCATCCGCGTTCCGGGCAAGTAG
- a CDS encoding response regulator transcription factor has translation MRLLIVEDEKRLAVSLARGLTAEGFAVDVVHDGLEGLHRASEGAYDLVVLDIMLPGMNGYRVCAALRAAGHEVPILMLTAKDGEYDEAEGLDTGADDYLTKPFSYVVLVARIRALLRRRGGSGSPVVTVGSLRMDTAARRVHLGDDEIALTAKEFAVLEQLALRAGQVVSKADILEHVWDFAYDGDPNIVEVYVSALRRKLGAAAIRTVRGAGYRLEAL, from the coding sequence ATGCGCCTGTTGATCGTGGAGGACGAGAAGCGGCTGGCGGTCTCCCTGGCCCGGGGGCTCACCGCCGAGGGGTTCGCCGTGGACGTCGTCCACGACGGCCTCGAAGGGCTGCACCGGGCCTCCGAAGGGGCGTACGACCTCGTCGTCCTCGACATCATGCTGCCGGGGATGAACGGCTACCGGGTCTGCGCCGCCCTGCGCGCCGCGGGCCACGAGGTGCCCATCCTGATGCTGACCGCGAAGGACGGGGAGTACGACGAGGCGGAGGGGCTCGACACCGGCGCCGACGACTACCTCACCAAACCGTTCAGCTATGTGGTGCTGGTCGCCAGGATCAGGGCGCTGCTGCGCCGCCGGGGCGGCTCCGGCTCGCCGGTGGTCACCGTCGGCTCCCTGCGCATGGACACCGCCGCCCGCCGCGTCCACCTCGGCGACGACGAGATCGCGCTCACCGCCAAGGAGTTCGCCGTGCTGGAACAGCTCGCGCTGCGGGCCGGGCAGGTGGTGAGCAAGGCGGACATCCTGGAGCACGTCTGGGACTTCGCCTACGACGGCGACCCGAACATCGTCGAGGTGTACGTCAGCGCCCTGCGCCGCAAGCTCGGCGCGGCCGCGATCCGCACGGTGCGCGGCGCCGGCTACCGGCTGGAGGCGCTGTGA
- a CDS encoding PepSY domain-containing protein, with amino-acid sequence MKRKIAIAAVTAAVLVGGGAATAVAFADDDGHDTARSSTASSATARVTAGEAAAAAVRSVPGTVTEAELDDEDGGLVWELDVYGSDKGWHDVTVDAGNGKVLGKHLSNDDDRGRNAPRTAPVTLDAAVSAALEASPGTVTSVELEGRGGTAVHWEVDVRGKDGTRHELDVDAKSAAVTADRPDDGHGHDDRADDRGDDD; translated from the coding sequence ATGAAGCGAAAGATCGCCATCGCCGCCGTCACCGCGGCCGTGCTCGTCGGCGGCGGGGCCGCGACGGCCGTGGCCTTCGCCGACGACGACGGTCACGACACCGCCCGCAGCAGCACGGCGAGCAGCGCCACCGCCCGCGTCACCGCCGGCGAAGCGGCCGCGGCCGCCGTCCGGTCCGTGCCGGGCACGGTGACGGAGGCGGAGCTCGACGACGAGGACGGCGGACTGGTCTGGGAGCTCGATGTGTACGGCTCCGACAAGGGGTGGCACGACGTGACGGTGGACGCGGGCAACGGCAAGGTGCTCGGAAAGCACCTTTCGAACGACGACGACCGCGGCCGGAACGCCCCGCGCACGGCCCCCGTCACGCTCGACGCGGCGGTCTCCGCCGCGCTGGAGGCCTCGCCGGGGACGGTGACCTCGGTCGAGCTGGAGGGCCGCGGCGGTACGGCGGTGCACTGGGAGGTCGACGTACGGGGCAAGGACGGCACCCGGCACGAGCTGGACGTGGACGCGAAGTCGGCCGCCGTCACGGCGGACCGGCCGGACGACGGTCACGGGCACGACGACCGCGCGGACGACCGGGGCGACGACGACTGA
- a CDS encoding type II toxin-antitoxin system HicB family antitoxin yields the protein MDEDKRITLRLPADLHAWLAAQAKSARRSLNSEIVHRLEVERDAVVADTESP from the coding sequence ATGGATGAAGACAAGCGCATCACGCTCCGCCTGCCCGCCGACCTGCACGCGTGGCTAGCCGCTCAGGCCAAGTCCGCCCGCCGGTCCCTCAACTCCGAGATCGTCCACCGCCTGGAGGTCGAGCGCGACGCCGTCGTGGCGGACACCGAATCACCCTGA
- the mce gene encoding methylmalonyl-CoA epimerase, with product MLTRIDHIGIACFDLDKTVEFYRSTYGFEVFHSEINEEQGVREAMLKINETSDGGASYLQLLEPTREDSAVGKWLAKNGEGVHHIAFGTADVDADAADIREKGVRVLYDEPRTGSMGSRITFLHPKDCHGVLTELVTSRTEH from the coding sequence ATGCTGACGCGAATCGACCACATCGGGATCGCCTGTTTCGACCTCGACAAGACCGTCGAGTTCTACCGCTCGACCTACGGGTTCGAGGTGTTCCACTCCGAGATCAACGAGGAGCAGGGCGTACGGGAGGCCATGCTCAAGATCAACGAGACGTCCGACGGCGGCGCCTCGTACCTCCAGCTGCTGGAGCCGACCCGTGAGGACTCGGCCGTGGGCAAATGGCTGGCCAAGAATGGCGAGGGCGTGCACCACATCGCCTTCGGTACGGCGGACGTCGACGCCGACGCCGCGGACATCCGCGAAAAGGGCGTCAGGGTGTTGTACGACGAGCCCAGGACGGGTTCCATGGGGTCGCGGATCACCTTCCTTCACCCCAAGGACTGCCACGGTGTGCTCACCGAACTGGTCACGTCCCGGACGGAGCACTGA
- a CDS encoding HAMP domain-containing histidine kinase, translating into MRSVRARAALGATVVVALALAVAGLAVLLVLRTNLTDQAGLQAEVAAREVAGQLALGTPYDELKTGDEDDHPVQVTDEDGRVVAVSKDLDAISGTGTDRVTPVPQPSPAPSVPGDTDRHGGGDRDDDEDDDGAAGAGTGRQEVSTDDPDFSSGTATVDGERADYRFASVEVTDSAGQTLTVHAGAPLAAEQRAVGSVRGAMLTGLPVVLLVVAGVTWLVTRRALRPVEGIRREMAAITASEDLSRRVPEPGSRDEIARLARTTNETLTALETSVERQRRFVADASHELRSPIASLRTQLEVGAAHPELLDVPGAVADTVRLQALAADLLLLARLDAGERPAAARLDLGALVHEEVSQRTGDRIPVAVSVPEGGGFEVTGSRGQLARVIGNLLDNAERHARDSVAVAVRREGGGVAVRVADDGDGVPEAERERIFERFVRLDDARTRDEGGAGLGLALARDVAERHGGRLAVVDAGERGARFELWLPDAR; encoded by the coding sequence GTGAGATCAGTACGGGCCAGGGCGGCGCTCGGCGCCACCGTCGTGGTCGCGCTCGCGCTGGCCGTCGCCGGACTCGCCGTCCTGCTCGTCCTGCGCACCAACCTCACCGACCAGGCGGGACTCCAGGCCGAGGTGGCGGCCCGGGAGGTCGCCGGGCAGCTGGCCCTCGGCACGCCGTACGACGAGCTGAAGACGGGCGACGAGGACGACCATCCGGTCCAGGTGACCGACGAGGACGGCCGGGTGGTGGCCGTCTCCAAGGACCTGGACGCGATCTCGGGGACCGGCACGGACCGGGTCACCCCCGTCCCGCAGCCCTCGCCCGCCCCCTCGGTCCCGGGCGACACCGACCGGCACGGCGGCGGGGACCGCGACGACGACGAGGACGACGACGGGGCGGCGGGCGCCGGCACCGGCCGCCAGGAGGTGTCCACCGACGACCCGGACTTCAGCAGCGGCACCGCCACGGTCGACGGCGAGCGCGCGGACTACCGGTTCGCGTCCGTCGAGGTCACCGACTCGGCCGGACAGACCCTGACCGTGCACGCGGGCGCCCCGCTCGCCGCGGAGCAGCGGGCCGTCGGCAGCGTGCGCGGCGCGATGCTCACCGGGCTGCCCGTCGTGCTGCTCGTCGTCGCCGGCGTGACCTGGCTGGTGACCCGGCGGGCGCTGCGGCCGGTCGAGGGCATCCGGCGCGAGATGGCCGCGATCACCGCGTCCGAGGATCTGAGCAGAAGGGTGCCGGAGCCCGGTTCGCGCGACGAGATCGCCCGCCTGGCCCGGACGACGAACGAGACGCTCACCGCACTGGAGACCTCCGTCGAGCGGCAGCGGCGCTTCGTCGCCGACGCCTCGCACGAACTGCGCAGCCCGATCGCGTCGCTCCGCACCCAGCTGGAGGTGGGCGCCGCGCACCCGGAGCTGCTGGACGTGCCGGGCGCGGTCGCCGACACCGTACGGCTCCAGGCACTGGCCGCCGATCTGCTGCTGCTGGCCCGGCTCGACGCGGGGGAGCGGCCCGCCGCCGCGCGGCTGGACCTCGGCGCACTGGTCCACGAGGAGGTCTCGCAGCGCACCGGTGACCGGATTCCGGTGGCGGTTTCGGTGCCGGAGGGCGGCGGCTTCGAGGTGACCGGTTCGCGCGGGCAGCTGGCCCGGGTGATCGGCAATCTGCTGGACAACGCCGAGCGGCACGCGCGCGACTCGGTCGCGGTCGCGGTGCGCCGGGAGGGCGGCGGTGTGGCCGTCCGGGTCGCCGACGACGGGGACGGGGTGCCGGAGGCGGAGCGTGAGCGGATCTTCGAACGCTTCGTACGCCTAGACGACGCCCGCACCCGTGACGAGGGCGGGGCCGGTCTGGGCCTGGCCCTGGCCCGCGACGTGGCGGAGCGGCACGGCGGCCGGCTGGCCGTGGTGGACGCGGGGGAGCGTGGCGCCCGGTTCGAGCTGTGGCTGCCGGACGCCCGCTGA
- the meaB gene encoding methylmalonyl Co-A mutase-associated GTPase MeaB: MVDVPTLVEQAREGRPRAVARLISLVEGASPQLREVMAALAPLAGNAYVVGLTGSPGVGKSTSTSALVTAYRRQGKRVAVLAVDPSSPFSGGALLGDRVRMSDHASDPGVYIRSMATRGHLGGLAWSAPQAIRVLDAAGCDVILVETVGVGQSEVEIASQADTSVVLLAPGMGDGIQAAKAGILEIGDVYVVNKADRDGADATARELNHMLGLGESRGPGDWRPPIVKTVAARGEGIDEVVEALEKHRAWMEEHGVLAERRASRAAREVETIAVTRLRERIGDLHGDRRLDALAERIVAGRLDPYAAADELVAGLTGEA; encoded by the coding sequence ATGGTGGACGTCCCCACCCTGGTGGAGCAGGCCCGTGAGGGCAGGCCGCGGGCCGTGGCCCGGCTGATCTCCCTGGTGGAGGGGGCGTCGCCGCAGCTGCGCGAGGTGATGGCGGCCCTCGCGCCACTGGCGGGCAACGCCTATGTCGTCGGCCTGACCGGCTCGCCCGGTGTCGGCAAGTCGACATCGACGTCGGCACTGGTCACGGCGTACCGGCGGCAGGGCAAGCGCGTCGCCGTGCTCGCCGTCGACCCGTCGTCGCCGTTCTCCGGCGGCGCGCTCCTCGGGGACCGGGTCCGGATGTCGGACCACGCCTCCGACCCGGGCGTCTACATCCGCTCCATGGCCACGCGCGGTCATCTGGGCGGTCTCGCCTGGTCGGCCCCGCAGGCCATCCGGGTGCTGGACGCGGCGGGCTGCGACGTGATCCTGGTGGAGACGGTGGGCGTCGGCCAGTCGGAGGTGGAGATCGCCTCCCAGGCCGACACCTCCGTCGTCCTCCTCGCCCCGGGCATGGGCGACGGCATCCAGGCGGCGAAGGCCGGAATCCTGGAGATCGGCGATGTGTACGTCGTGAACAAGGCCGACCGGGACGGCGCGGACGCCACCGCCCGCGAGCTCAACCACATGCTGGGCCTCGGGGAGTCCCGTGGACCCGGCGACTGGCGGCCGCCGATCGTCAAGACGGTCGCCGCCCGGGGCGAGGGCATCGACGAGGTCGTCGAGGCGCTGGAGAAGCACCGGGCGTGGATGGAGGAGCACGGCGTCCTGGCCGAGCGGCGCGCGTCCCGCGCCGCCCGCGAGGTCGAGACGATCGCCGTCACCCGGCTCCGCGAACGGATCGGTGACCTGCACGGCGACCGCCGCCTGGACGCCCTGGCCGAACGCATCGTGGCGGGCCGCCTCGATCCGTACGCGGCGGCCGACGAACTGGTGGCGGGGCTCACCGGGGAGGCCTGA
- a CDS encoding MarR family transcriptional regulator: METETATRWLSDAEQCAWRTHLDVGRLLTHQLEKDLQPFGLTMNDYEILVNLSESDDQRMRMSDLAGATLQSKSRLSHQITRMESAGLVRRENCESDRRGLYAVLTETGAETMRKVAPHHVASVRKHFMDLLTPEALEQLHAALTPVADHLRGRRGKL; encoded by the coding sequence ATGGAGACCGAGACGGCCACCCGCTGGCTGAGCGATGCGGAGCAGTGCGCCTGGCGCACCCACCTGGACGTCGGCAGACTGCTGACGCACCAGCTGGAGAAGGACCTCCAGCCGTTCGGCCTGACCATGAACGACTACGAGATCCTCGTCAATCTCTCGGAGTCGGACGACCAGCGCATGCGCATGAGCGATCTCGCCGGCGCCACGCTCCAGTCCAAGAGCAGACTCTCGCACCAGATCACCCGCATGGAGAGCGCGGGCCTGGTCCGCCGCGAGAACTGCGAGTCCGACCGCCGGGGGCTGTACGCGGTCCTCACCGAGACCGGCGCCGAGACGATGCGCAAGGTCGCGCCCCACCACGTGGCGTCGGTCCGCAAGCACTTCATGGACCTGCTGACGCCGGAGGCGCTGGAGCAGCTGCACGCGGCCCTGACCCCGGTCGCCGACCACCTGCGCGGACGGCGCGGCAAGCTCTGA